Proteins encoded by one window of Haematobia irritans isolate KBUSLIRL chromosome 2, ASM5000362v1, whole genome shotgun sequence:
- the LOC142227621 gene encoding uncharacterized protein LOC142227621: MTALSVQKVVTESLVRQEKNNAAIKNVFPINTLEELKTLNDVIMDENQQVYTNAMKLSLKGKLTKALTTILSLELILDINIDGTHGKRRLKDFDKFFKALMDAVRPLYDDPEKELRKALSVIKKRHFHNVCVEKKKA; this comes from the exons ATGACAGCATTGTCTGTCCAAAAAGTAGTAACTGAAAGCCTTGTTCGCCAGGAAAAAAACAATGctgcaattaaaaatgtttttcctatAAACACTCTCGAAGAGCTGAAAACGCTCAATGACGTCATAATGGATGAAAATCAGCAAGTTTAT ACCAATGCCATGAAATTGTCTCTGAAAGGGAAATTGACAAAGGCATTGACAACAATTCTATCATTAGAATTGATTCTAGACATAAATATTGATGGCACTCACGGCAAAAGACGTTTAaaggatttcgacaaattttttaaagcattGATGGATGCAGTTCGGCCTCTCTATGATGACCCAGAAAAGGAATTGCGCAAAGCCTTATCCGTTATTAAAAAACGTCATTTTCATAATGTTTGCGTTGAAAAGAAAAAAGCTTAA